One window of the Diospyros lotus cultivar Yz01 chromosome 12, ASM1463336v1, whole genome shotgun sequence genome contains the following:
- the LOC127814081 gene encoding small polypeptide DEVIL 14: MATNSFSFRGSKLRPWHRCPKQIREQKARLYIIWRCTVLLLCWHD; this comes from the coding sequence ATGGCTACTAACTCCTTCTCTTTCAGGGGATCAAAGCTCCGGCCATGGCACCGGTGTCCGAAGCAAATCAGGGAGCAAAAGGCCAGGCTCTACATCATATGGAGGTGCACTGTCCTGCTTCTCTGCTGGCACGACTGA